The Methanosarcina barkeri str. Wiesmoor DNA segment AATTTATTTTTTGATTTAGTATAATTATACATTTTATTTACAAAGTGGTTTAAATACTTCCATTTTTATCTGTTTCAGAGGTTTGTATCACACCCACAGTATTAAAATACTGCAAATCTGAAATAATTCAGAGTAATATCATTGTGATATGGTATACTTAAAAGGCCCTGTAGTATATTATTCCAGGAGTTTGTCACAGGACTTATCGATTAAGTTACTTTGCATGGTTAAGCATTAGTCCGCTTTAGAGATCAGGTTTAATTGGATTCTAGTATATAATTGATGTGCTTTTCAAACCCTGATCCCGGATATAGCGCTCTATAAAGAAAACGGATTTTGCTAATTAGCCCTGGAGAAGCGTCATTACATCATGTTTCGTCACGACGCCGATAACTGCTCCTTTTTCTACTACCAGTACGGCCGGATTTCCTTCCAGCATGTGCGATACGACTGAGATAGAAATACCTGGAGACACTGTTGGGAAGGCCTCTCCCATTATCTCAGAAATTTTCAAATGGGAAATTGATTTTTTCTTACTTTCGGCCATCAATTTCACTATCATGTCTTCGGAAACACTTCCAACAGGAATGCCCCTATCAAGCACAGGAACCTGTGAAAAACCATACTTCTGCATCAAGTTTACTACTTCTTCCACAGAATCGCCTGGTGAAACATGAATTACAGGGGAATGCATCAGATCTATTATAATAATCTGCTGTTCCTTTTCAACTTCCTCAAAAGCGTCAAGGATTTTCCTGACAGTCGAAAGCCTGGGATCTACGTCTCCCGATTCTATACGAGCTATAAGGGGCTGACTTACTCCTGCCCTTTTAGCCAGATCGCTCTGGGTAAGCCCGAGTTCATTTCTTCTTTTTTTAAGATCTTCGGGTGTTGGAAGCTGCATGTATATTACCGATAGTAATTATTATATTTAATATCATTGGTTAACATAATTTGTGAAGTTAAAAAAAAGGTGATATTAAATTCAGAAAACTATTCTCGGAAAATTCTATACATAACTGGGTAAAAAAGAGAAATTAAAAAATACTTGGTTTAAAGATCAGATATAAATATCGTATTAATAAATTTATTAAGTTGTAAAAAAACGCTAAAATTATAAAAAGTTGTAAAGTTGTAAGAAGAATAAGTAAGTAAAAAACAACATGTGAGCAGGAAATAAAAAGGTAATAAATTAACAGGAAAAGGAGTTACTAAATCAACAGGAAAATGGAAATAAGGCAAACCTGTGTTTTTAGCGTTTTTGCTCAAATATAGGAAGGATTCTCGATTTCCTTAGATTTCCTTGTCCTGAGTTCGCCTTTTATAGCCTCGTAGTATTTCATTGTATCCGGAGTTACTGAAGGCCCAGTTTC contains these protein-coding regions:
- a CDS encoding CBS domain-containing protein, with product MQLPTPEDLKKRRNELGLTQSDLAKRAGVSQPLIARIESGDVDPRLSTVRKILDAFEEVEKEQQIIIIDLMHSPVIHVSPGDSVEEVVNLMQKYGFSQVPVLDRGIPVGSVSEDMIVKLMAESKKKSISHLKISEIMGEAFPTVSPGISISVVSHMLEGNPAVLVVEKGAVIGVVTKHDVMTLLQG